The Nerophis lumbriciformis linkage group LG07, RoL_Nlum_v2.1, whole genome shotgun sequence genome window below encodes:
- the myd88 gene encoding myeloid differentiation primary response protein MyD88 has translation MAACSSPDLFAAPLVALNMSVRKKLALYLNPKKVVAADWSLVAEEMGFSYLEIVNYRRLDNPTLRLLEDWQAGPGDASVGKLLSILEAVDRRDIVEVLRPFMEEDVRKYEESEKKRAQRPLQVPEVDSCVPRSLDRSGLTLLDDPEGAPELFDAFICYCPSDVGFVHEMIRQLEQTDYKLKLCVFDRNVLPGSCVWTITSELIENRCRKLVAIISDEYLDSDACDFQTKFALSLAPGARSKRLIPVVYKSMTKQFPRILSFLTICDYTNPLTQGWFWGRLARSLSLP, from the exons atggcggctTGCTCCTCGCCGGACTTGTTCGCGGCGCCCCTGGTCGCCCTCAACATGTCCGTGAGGAAGAAGCTGGCTCTTTACCTCAACCCCAAGAAGGTTGTGGCCGCGGACTGGTCGCTGGTGGCGGAGGAGATGGGCTTCTCTTACCTGGAGATCGTCAACTACCGCCGCCTGGACAATCCCACCTTGCGGCTCCTGGAGGACTGGCAGGCCGGCCCAGGTGACGCCTCCGTGGGGAAGCTCTTGTCCATCTTGGAGGCGGTGGACCGGCGAGACATTGTGGAGGTTCTTCGTCCTTTCATGG AGGAAGACGTGAGGAAGTATGAGGAAAGTGAGAAGAAAAGGGCGCAGCGCCCCCTGCAGGTGCCAGAGGTGGACAGCTGTGTTCCTCGCAGcctagacaggtctggactcacCCTGCTGGATGACCCAGAAG GCGCTCCGGAGCTCTTTGACGCCTTCATCTGCTACTGCCCGAGCGACGTCGGCTTTGTGCACGAGATGATCCGCCAGCTGGAGCAGACGGACTACAAGCTGAAACTCTGCGTGTTCGACAGAAACGTCCTGCCAGGCTCGTGTGTTTGGACCATCACCAGCGAGCTCATTGAGAACAG GTGCAGGAAGCTGGTGGCCATCATCTCCGATGAATACCTCGACAGCGACGCCTGCGATTTCCAGACCAAATTTGCTCTCAGCCTCGCTCCCG GAGCTCGCAGTAAACGACTCATCCCCGTCGTTTACAAGTCCATGACAAAGCAATTTCCCAGAATCCTCAGCTTCCTGACCATTTGCGACTACACAAATCCTTTGACTCAAGGCTGGTTTTGGGGACGACTGGCCAGATCTCTTTCACTGCCATAA